In Acetoanaerobium noterae, a single genomic region encodes these proteins:
- a CDS encoding MBL fold metallo-hydrolase, whose amino-acid sequence MSIRYISVASGSSGNCHYIEKSKTKILVDAGLSGKKIEEHLRQHHVDLSTLGGIMVTHEHSDHIKGVGIISRRYDVPVFATIKTWESMENCLGKIKPENKRVFTPYESFSIGDIEINPFSTSHDAVDSCGFAISDGKNKLSIATDLGCVTDKVMEYISHSELVILESNHDEQMLKMGSYPYYLKQRVLSEFGHLSNADAGDVAAKLAKLGTKAVLLAHLSQENNMPVLAYQTVASIMEEQGVYANKDMDLMVLERSRVSDIFII is encoded by the coding sequence ATGAGTATACGATATATATCAGTTGCGTCTGGAAGCAGTGGAAATTGCCACTATATAGAAAAATCTAAGACCAAGATACTAGTCGATGCTGGTCTTAGTGGCAAGAAAATAGAAGAGCACCTAAGGCAGCACCATGTAGACTTAAGCACTCTTGGAGGAATCATGGTCACGCATGAGCATTCAGATCATATCAAAGGGGTAGGTATAATATCCAGAAGATATGATGTGCCTGTTTTTGCAACTATAAAAACCTGGGAATCCATGGAAAACTGTCTAGGAAAGATTAAACCTGAAAATAAAAGGGTATTTACTCCCTATGAAAGCTTTTCTATTGGAGATATAGAGATAAATCCATTTTCTACTAGTCATGACGCTGTTGATTCTTGTGGATTTGCTATTAGTGATGGCAAAAACAAGCTTTCTATTGCTACTGATTTAGGCTGTGTCACTGATAAAGTTATGGAATATATCAGTCACAGTGAGCTCGTGATTCTGGAATCAAATCACGACGAGCAGATGCTAAAAATGGGTAGCTATCCATATTATCTAAAGCAAAGAGTGCTGTCTGAATTTGGACATCTTTCTAATGCTGATGCAGGTGATGTAGCTGCAAAGTTAGCAAAGCTTGGAACTAAAGCTGTACTTTTAGCTCACCTCAGCCAAGAAAACAATATGCCAGTGCTGGCTTATCAAACTGTTGCTAGTATTATGGAGGAGCAAGGCGTATACGCAAACAAAGATATGGATTTGATGGTTTTAGAAAGAAGTCGTGTTTCAGATATTTTTATAATATAG
- the yycI gene encoding two-component system regulatory protein YycI: protein MDWGKAKTYLIIAFTITNIILMFSIFSDRTDENSYFTKESYESLEQFLLQKNLNLHTELPKETPKMGTLKVEYQSFDLRDLESRFLEYKSNIEILGDKTLTLKAKRKLALFDTDHAKSDTKLFIDTYDLGKDFDLKYASFEGENLVVVYNSVYKNRFLEDSYMKFTYFPDESFEFEMLKMNPVEESKNKKIVMTSIEAVMRASNMMEENETITEVVLGYNYAQYESLSIAKTKTATAFPCWRIKTKENQYYYIEALEF, encoded by the coding sequence ATGGATTGGGGCAAAGCTAAAACCTATCTTATTATCGCTTTTACAATTACAAATATAATTTTGATGTTTAGTATATTTTCTGATAGAACTGATGAGAATTCTTATTTTACTAAAGAATCTTATGAAAGCCTAGAGCAATTTTTACTACAAAAAAACCTAAATTTACACACAGAATTACCTAAAGAAACGCCTAAAATGGGTACATTAAAGGTTGAATATCAATCCTTTGACCTCAGAGATTTGGAATCTAGGTTTTTGGAATATAAAAGTAATATTGAAATTTTGGGCGATAAGACTCTGACTTTAAAAGCAAAACGAAAGCTAGCTTTATTTGACACAGACCACGCAAAATCAGATACCAAGCTATTTATTGACACCTACGATTTGGGCAAGGATTTTGATTTGAAATACGCATCATTTGAAGGTGAGAATCTCGTAGTTGTTTACAATTCTGTTTACAAAAATAGATTTTTGGAAGACAGCTATATGAAATTTACTTATTTTCCTGATGAAAGCTTTGAGTTTGAAATGCTCAAAATGAATCCAGTAGAGGAAAGTAAGAACAAAAAAATAGTTATGACTTCTATTGAGGCTGTGATGAGAGCTAGCAACATGATGGAGGAAAATGAAACTATCACTGAAGTGGTTTTGGGATATAACTATGCTCAGTACGAGAGCCTATCGATAGCCAAAACAAAGACAGCTACTGCATTTCCTTGCTGGAGAATAAAAACTAAAGAAAATCAATATTACTATATAGAAGCCTTGGAGTTCTAA
- the htrA gene encoding serine protease HtrA, whose translation MSSKGSGFIQALVGAILGSVITMLVISQNILPFMQNINPNTQNNNPQTASINVEGDNPETIYKAVVQKAMPSVVGITTVSTQNDFFFGARQTSGVGTGVIVDERGYILTNSHVVDDGTATSVTVLFYDGSKQEAKVLWNEKALDLAVIKVEKTGLPVAELGDSDTVEVGDISVAIGNPLGLEFERSVTQGIISGLNRSIQISETESIDNLIQTDASINPGNSGGPLLNSKGQVIAINSAKISSAEGLGFAIPINIAKPIVDQFIEKGEFQRVYLGIRGVDVDYYKQATGANLNIETGIYIASVEPGSAAEKAGLKEGDVLVKFDGKDMDQMSKLVRELYSKRPGDSASVEVFRDGKTINVDITF comes from the coding sequence ATGAGTTCAAAAGGCTCAGGATTCATTCAAGCACTTGTTGGTGCGATACTTGGGAGTGTAATAACCATGCTGGTTATATCTCAAAATATACTTCCGTTTATGCAAAACATAAATCCAAATACACAAAACAACAACCCTCAGACGGCATCGATAAATGTTGAGGGGGACAATCCAGAAACGATATACAAGGCTGTAGTTCAAAAAGCTATGCCATCTGTGGTAGGTATTACAACAGTATCTACTCAAAATGACTTTTTCTTTGGAGCAAGGCAAACCAGCGGCGTAGGTACAGGCGTAATAGTAGATGAAAGAGGGTATATCCTTACAAACTCCCATGTGGTCGACGATGGAACTGCAACTTCAGTTACTGTGCTATTTTATGATGGAAGTAAGCAGGAAGCCAAGGTGCTATGGAATGAAAAAGCTCTTGACTTAGCTGTTATCAAAGTTGAAAAAACAGGTCTTCCAGTGGCTGAGCTAGGAGATAGCGATACTGTAGAAGTAGGAGATATTTCTGTTGCTATAGGAAATCCTCTAGGCTTAGAATTTGAAAGAAGTGTAACTCAAGGTATCATAAGTGGATTAAATAGAAGTATACAAATCAGTGAAACTGAAAGCATAGATAATCTGATTCAGACAGATGCATCAATTAATCCAGGAAATAGTGGAGGCCCACTACTTAACTCAAAAGGTCAGGTAATAGCTATAAATTCTGCTAAAATAAGCAGTGCAGAAGGTCTTGGATTTGCGATACCTATTAATATTGCAAAACCTATAGTAGATCAGTTTATAGAAAAAGGTGAGTTCCAAAGAGTATATCTAGGAATAAGAGGAGTAGATGTGGACTACTATAAACAAGCCACTGGAGCTAACCTTAACATTGAAACAGGTATTTATATAGCATCTGTAGAGCCAGGAAGTGCAGCAGAAAAAGCAGGACTTAAAGAAGGCGATGTCTTAGTTAAATTTGATGGTAAGGACATGGATCAAATGTCAAAACTAGTAAGAG